AAAGAGTTTGTATCTGATTTAAAGAAAGAAATTGATTTAAAAGAAATTGACTATATAGTTATTACTCATGGCGAGCTAGATCATAGTGGTGCATTAGAAGATTTAATGGAGGAAATTCCCCATACTCCAATATTCTGTACAGGGGCATCTATATGCTCATTAAAGGGACAATTCCATAAGGACTGGAACTTTATTCAGGTAAAGACTGGAGATGAACTAATTATTGGAGAAAGAAAATTGATTTTTTATGAATCTAAAATGCTCCATTGGCCTGATAGTATGTTTGTTTACATGACAAAAGATAATATCTTATTTAGTACAGATGTTTTTGGACAAAACTATTCTGCACATGAAAGCTTGTTGTTTGACGATTGCTTAGACGGGGAAGAATTGTACCAAAGGGCATTAAAGGTTTATGTAAATCTTTTTGCATCTTATAACAAAATAGTTAATAAAAAAATTGAAGAGCTAAAAAACTTAAACCTAGATATTAAAATAATATGTCCCAGCCATGGAGTCACCTGGAGAAGCAATCCATGGTATATTATAGATAAATATGCACAGTGGTCTAATGATTATGAGGAAAACCAAATAACTATAGCTTATGAAACCTTGCGTGGAAGTACAGAGAAAATGGCTCAATATATAGAGGAAGGTATAAAGCAAGTGTGGAGTGAGATTAAAGTCAAATTATGCAATTTAGCCCACATGGATAATAGCGATATCATTGTTGAGATATTTAAATCAAAGGCAGTTTTACTAGGGTCGCCTACTATGAATAACGGAATATTTCCTTCTATAGCTGGACTTATAGAGCTAATAAAGGGAACCAAGCTAAAGGACAAACATTATTCTGCTTTTGGAAGCTATGGCTGGAGTGGTGAATCAGTAGGTCAGATTATTGAAGATTTCAAAAGATATAATTTTAGAGTAATAGACGAAGGAATCAAACAGCTATGGGCTCCTGATGAGGATGCTAAAAATAGATGCATAGAGTTCGGAAAAAGCTTTGCCAATAAAATTAAAGACAGTGATAAAAAAGAAATATAAATTGGAACTTTTCGTGAATAACTTCGTCAAACTATTGTAAATACTTTAAACATACATAGTTAATCAGGAAGGAGAATTCAAATGAAAAGACGAGTTAAAATGATAGGAACATTAACTTTAGCATTAGTAATGGCTTCACCTTTAACACCAATCTATGCTTCAACAGCGGAGGAAACTAATTTTCTTGTGAGAGATCATATTGCCTTAGAAGAAATATCAAACCTAAAGGATGAAAAGATGAATTATTTAAGCTATGAGGGTGTTGTCAAAGAAATAAGAACAAATGGAGTTTATCTATCTGTTTCATTAGAAAATGAAGGAGAAATTACAGCTGTATTTAATATTTTTGATGATACTCCTATTGTAGATCAAGCATCAAAAGAAGCCTTAAAAGGCCCTGAATTAAAAAATGGTCAAAAAATTATAGGATACTATAGAAAAGACATGCCGATGCTAATGATATATCCACCTATGATAAGTCCAGATTTAGTCATAGTAAAGGACCAGGAGGATAAGGACTTTATTAAATATTCATATTTTAATGAAGAGCTAGTAAGCGAGGATAATTTTCTTAAGCTAAATGTTTCTGATGAAACAATAATTACAGATCAATATGGAGAAAAGCTAGGCGTAGAAGACTTATATAATAAAGATTTAGTAGTATTTTATTCAGCTACAACTAAGAGCATTCCAGCCCAGACAAATCCAAGCAAAATCATAATACTTAGTAAAAAATCAAGCGAAAGCTCAGAGTTTATAGACATTGACGAAGTAATTAAGGCTGAAAGCTATAAAGAAGATGGTATCACAATGATTCCTTTAAGAAAAATAGCAGAGGCTTTAGAGTATAAAGTAGAGTGGAATAATGAAAGCAGAAGTGTTTTATTAACAAGAGGCAATAGCTCATTTACAATTAGTATAGGTCAAGAAAAGTTTGGATATAACAAGAGCATAGGGGTGTTTGAAAAAGCTCCTGTGATCAAGGATGGAAAAACCTATGTACCACAATCCTTTATGGAAAATTTGAAATAAATCGGTTCATATAATATAAATGTAATTAACCCTTAGATTTACTGTGCAACTCTAGGTAAGATGTAAATCTAAGGGTTTTATTTTGTTTTCAAAGTAAATGTTTAATCTAAACTAAAAATGGTATAATATCCTTGACATATGTTTAACATTAAAAACAACAAGGGTGATTGTATGAATATAAAAATATTCAATGGTTTTCAGTTGAAAATTATAATGGCTGCCCTAATGCTATTAGACCATATTGCTCAGTTTATACCCAATATGCCTATTTGGTTTCATTATTTGGGCAGAATTGTAGCTCCTATTTTTTTCTTTATTCTTGTTGAGGGTTTTATACATACAAGCGATAGGAAAAAGTATATGAATAGACTTTTTTTATGGGGATTTATTATGTATGGAGGATCAAGATTATTAGAGCTTATTCTACCCTACGAAGCAAGTATTCCAAACAATATTTTCTTGTCTTTAGGACTTTGCTTTACCCTACTATACCTTATAGACCTCATAAAAGAAGATGATGGAAGAAATAAAACTAAACTCAAAATTTACGCAGTGCTAACTGCTGCCATATCATTGTTCACAGAGGCTTCTTATTTAGGTATAGGCATGGTGCTTATTTTTTATTATTATAGAGAAAAGAAGTTAGCTCTTTCTATAGGGTATATTGTTTTGTCCAGTATATTCATAATAGGAGACTTTTCCTATGAAAATATTTTTTTAATAAACTATCAATGGATGATGGTGTTTTCATTACCATTTATACTTACGTACAATGGCGAAAGAGGCAAAAGCCTAAAATACTTTTTCTATGTATTTTACCCTATACATATTTGGGTATTATATATTATAGGGTATTTTCTACATAATACATATTGAAAATGTTAAGGGAATTTATATAATGAAAGGAAGTTTAAGATGGACAAGACTATAGCACTGGAAGAGCTGCAACTTCATCTGGATTTTTTTAAGAAAATGTATCAAGTAGTGAGGATAGTAGATCCCACTACGAAAAAAGTATTAAACTATAATGATAAATCCATAGAATATACGGATGGAATTTGTTATTCTTATTGGGAAAATGATAGCATGTGTGAAAATTGTGTATCTATGAGAGCGTTTTTTAGCAAGGATACGGTATATAAGCTAGAATACCTATCTGATAAGGTATATATGATTACGGCCATACCTATAAGGTCGACGGATGGCTTAGTTATTTTAGAGCTATTAAAAGATGTAACTCATACTATGCTTATAGATACAGAGGATAATGAAAAGGCACATAATATTAAGAGCTATATATCAAACATGAATGATATGGTAGTTAAAGATCCTTTAACAGGTCTATATAATAGAAGATTTATAGATGAAAGACTTCCAGTGGATATTATTCAAAGCCTCTTAAACGAAAAGCCATTATCCATTATAATGACGGATATAGATCAGTTTAAAGCTATAAACGATGAGCTTGGACATATAGAAGGAGATTCTAAAATTAAACAATACGGAGAGATATTGAAAAGTTCCATTAGACTAGAGAATGATTGGGTGGCTAGATATGGTGGAGATGAATTTTTAATATGCCTAAACAATACAGACAACGATACGGCATATTCAATAGCAGAAAGAATAAGAAAGAAAATAGAAAGGGACATGTCTTTAAATAAACATGGGAATATAAATATTACTGGTTCCTTTGGAATATGCACTATGTATAAAGAAGAAATGACTGCTGAGGACATGATGAAAACAGCTGATAATAACCTGTTTATAGCTAAGGAAAAAGGAAAAAATATAGTCATAAGATAAAGCATGGATTTAATAATAATCCATGCTTTATAATAATAAAGAAAAGAATATTGGGGGAGATAGGGTGGATTTAATATTAATTAATGGGAAGATTCATACAATGGATTTATCTATACCAGAGGCAGAGGCTGTTGCAGTTAATGGAAATAAAATATATAAAGTTGGGAGCAATGCCGAAATACTATCCTTAAAAGATGAAAATACAAGAGCTATAGATTTAAAGGGAAGAGTTTTAGTGCCAGGCTTTAACGATAGCCATATGCATTTATTAGGCTTTGGGTACTTTTTAAACATGGTAGACTTAAGCCATTGTAAATCAATAGAAGAAATAATCCAAAAAACTAAGGAGTTTATAGAGACAAAAACCATAGAAAAGGGTTCATGGGTACGTGGCAGAGGATGGAACCATGATTATTTTGAGAGAGAAAATAGATTTCCCACTAGATATGATTTAGATAAAATATCTACTGAACATCCTATAGTATTGACTAGGGCATGTGGTCATATTTGTGTTGCCAATAGTAAAGCTATTGAAATATCAGGATTAAGTAATGAAACAGACCAGGTAGAAGGAGGATACTTTGACACAGATGAACCAGGAAATCCCCTAGGTATATTTAGAGAAAATGCCCTAGATTTAATATATAAGCCAATACCAAGTCCAGAGCCCTATGAGGTAAAGGAAATGATTAAAGGAGCAATGGCATACGCAAATGCAAAGGGGCTTACTTCTGTGCAAAGTGATGACTTTGGCTCTATCCCTGGTTATAGTTTTAAGGAAGTCATTGAAATATACAATGAATTGAAGGAAAAAGGAGAACTAACAGTTAGAGTTTATGAACAATGCTTATTACCTACTGCTGAAATGCTTAATGAATTTATAAAGCAAGGATATACTACAGGTTACGGAGACGAAATGTTTAAAATAGGCCCATTAAAGCTCCTTGGAGATGGTTCTCTAGGGGCTAGGACTGCTGCGTTATGTCAGCCTTATACAGATGATTTTTCTACTGCAGGTATACTTGTATTTACCCAAGATGAATTAGATGAATTAGTAGCAAAGGCTCATGACAATGGAATGCAGGTGGCTCTTCATGCTATAGGCGACAAGACAATGTATATGGCCTTCAATGCAATAGAAAAAGCCTTAAAAGGGAGACCAAATCCAGACCATAGACATGGCATAGTACATTGCCAAATTACAGATGAAGAATTAATTAACAAATTTAAGGCTCTAAAAGCAATTGCCTATATACAGCCGATTTTCCTTCATTATGACATGCATATAGTGGAGAACAGATTAGGAGTAGAGAGAGCAAGGAAAACTTATG
This window of the Proteiniborus ethanoligenes genome carries:
- a CDS encoding copper amine oxidase N-terminal domain-containing protein, whose amino-acid sequence is MKRRVKMIGTLTLALVMASPLTPIYASTAEETNFLVRDHIALEEISNLKDEKMNYLSYEGVVKEIRTNGVYLSVSLENEGEITAVFNIFDDTPIVDQASKEALKGPELKNGQKIIGYYRKDMPMLMIYPPMISPDLVIVKDQEDKDFIKYSYFNEELVSEDNFLKLNVSDETIITDQYGEKLGVEDLYNKDLVVFYSATTKSIPAQTNPSKIIILSKKSSESSEFIDIDEVIKAESYKEDGITMIPLRKIAEALEYKVEWNNESRSVLLTRGNSSFTISIGQEKFGYNKSIGVFEKAPVIKDGKTYVPQSFMENLK
- a CDS encoding TraX family protein — protein: MNIKIFNGFQLKIIMAALMLLDHIAQFIPNMPIWFHYLGRIVAPIFFFILVEGFIHTSDRKKYMNRLFLWGFIMYGGSRLLELILPYEASIPNNIFLSLGLCFTLLYLIDLIKEDDGRNKTKLKIYAVLTAAISLFTEASYLGIGMVLIFYYYREKKLALSIGYIVLSSIFIIGDFSYENIFLINYQWMMVFSLPFILTYNGERGKSLKYFFYVFYPIHIWVLYIIGYFLHNTY
- a CDS encoding GGDEF domain-containing protein, coding for MDKTIALEELQLHLDFFKKMYQVVRIVDPTTKKVLNYNDKSIEYTDGICYSYWENDSMCENCVSMRAFFSKDTVYKLEYLSDKVYMITAIPIRSTDGLVILELLKDVTHTMLIDTEDNEKAHNIKSYISNMNDMVVKDPLTGLYNRRFIDERLPVDIIQSLLNEKPLSIIMTDIDQFKAINDELGHIEGDSKIKQYGEILKSSIRLENDWVARYGGDEFLICLNNTDNDTAYSIAERIRKKIERDMSLNKHGNINITGSFGICTMYKEEMTAEDMMKTADNNLFIAKEKGKNIVIR
- a CDS encoding MBL fold metallo-hydrolase, producing MSYKITEGVTWVGKIHPDFGQVFGKKLSTKIGTTYNSFLIKDEKNVLIDTVWSPLGKEFVSDLKKEIDLKEIDYIVITHGELDHSGALEDLMEEIPHTPIFCTGASICSLKGQFHKDWNFIQVKTGDELIIGERKLIFYESKMLHWPDSMFVYMTKDNILFSTDVFGQNYSAHESLLFDDCLDGEELYQRALKVYVNLFASYNKIVNKKIEELKNLNLDIKIICPSHGVTWRSNPWYIIDKYAQWSNDYEENQITIAYETLRGSTEKMAQYIEEGIKQVWSEIKVKLCNLAHMDNSDIIVEIFKSKAVLLGSPTMNNGIFPSIAGLIELIKGTKLKDKHYSAFGSYGWSGESVGQIIEDFKRYNFRVIDEGIKQLWAPDEDAKNRCIEFGKSFANKIKDSDKKEI
- a CDS encoding amidohydrolase produces the protein MDLILINGKIHTMDLSIPEAEAVAVNGNKIYKVGSNAEILSLKDENTRAIDLKGRVLVPGFNDSHMHLLGFGYFLNMVDLSHCKSIEEIIQKTKEFIETKTIEKGSWVRGRGWNHDYFERENRFPTRYDLDKISTEHPIVLTRACGHICVANSKAIEISGLSNETDQVEGGYFDTDEPGNPLGIFRENALDLIYKPIPSPEPYEVKEMIKGAMAYANAKGLTSVQSDDFGSIPGYSFKEVIEIYNELKEKGELTVRVYEQCLLPTAEMLNEFIKQGYTTGYGDEMFKIGPLKLLGDGSLGARTAALCQPYTDDFSTAGILVFTQDELDELVAKAHDNGMQVALHAIGDKTMYMAFNAIEKALKGRPNPDHRHGIVHCQITDEELINKFKALKAIAYIQPIFLHYDMHIVENRLGVERARKTYAFKSMVDRGVHVALGTDCPVEPLDVMPSIYCAVTRKDLKGFPKRGWLPEESLTVEEALYGYTMGSAYASFEENIKGSITEGKLADMVVLSEDIFSILPDKIKDIAVEMTILGGEIVYER